A portion of the Candidatus Kryptonium sp. genome contains these proteins:
- a CDS encoding Re/Si-specific NAD(P)(+) transhydrogenase subunit alpha: MIKIGVPKETYPGETRVALIPANIQQFKKAGAEVIVQSGAGEKAGYRDEEYLEKGAQIVKSREEVFANADVILQVRALGANPEEGKKDIQLMKEGQILIGFLEPFFAKDLIEEVAKKGVISFALELLPRTSRAQSMDVLSSMATIAGYKAVLLAASYLPRMFPMLTTAAGTVLPANVFVIGAGVAGLQAIATAKRLGAVVKAYDIRPATKQEVESLGAKFVELGLESQEAEDKSGYAKDMGEEFYKKQREMLTKIISESDVVISTAAVPGKRAPVLITEDMVKGMKPGSVIVDLAAERGGNCELTKAGEVVEKYGVIIIGPVNVPATVPYHASQMYSKNITNFCSLFIKNGEINLNLNDDILASTLLTKDGKLVNSIFGQS; the protein is encoded by the coding sequence ATGATAAAAATAGGTGTTCCAAAAGAAACCTATCCAGGTGAAACGAGGGTAGCACTTATCCCAGCCAATATCCAACAGTTTAAAAAAGCAGGGGCTGAGGTTATAGTTCAATCAGGGGCGGGTGAAAAAGCAGGTTACCGAGATGAAGAGTATCTTGAAAAAGGGGCGCAAATTGTAAAATCTCGGGAGGAAGTTTTTGCAAATGCTGATGTTATCCTTCAGGTTAGAGCTCTTGGGGCAAACCCAGAAGAGGGCAAAAAGGATATCCAATTAATGAAAGAAGGGCAAATTCTAATTGGATTTCTTGAGCCATTTTTTGCGAAAGATTTAATTGAAGAAGTAGCGAAAAAGGGAGTTATTTCCTTCGCTCTTGAGTTATTGCCGAGGACTTCAAGAGCTCAAAGTATGGATGTTTTATCTTCAATGGCCACTATAGCTGGATACAAGGCGGTTTTGCTTGCAGCGAGTTATTTACCAAGAATGTTTCCGATGCTTACGACCGCAGCTGGTACGGTTTTGCCTGCTAATGTTTTTGTCATAGGTGCTGGTGTTGCAGGGCTTCAAGCAATTGCAACGGCGAAAAGATTAGGCGCAGTTGTAAAAGCGTATGATATAAGACCAGCAACAAAGCAAGAAGTTGAAAGCTTGGGTGCAAAGTTCGTTGAACTTGGACTTGAATCGCAGGAAGCTGAGGACAAGAGTGGATATGCAAAAGATATGGGTGAAGAATTTTACAAGAAACAAAGGGAAATGTTGACGAAGATAATTTCTGAAAGTGATGTCGTGATTTCCACGGCAGCTGTTCCTGGTAAAAGAGCACCTGTTTTGATAACCGAAGATATGGTAAAAGGAATGAAACCAGGTTCTGTTATCGTTGACCTTGCAGCTGAAAGAGGTGGGAATTGTGAATTGACGAAGGCTGGAGAAGTCGTTGAAAAATATGGAGTGATAATCATAGGTCCAGTTAATGTTCCAGCAACAGTTCCATATCACGCAAGCCAGATGTATTCAAAAAACATTACAAACTTCTGTTCCCTTTTCATCAAGAATGGTGAGATAAACTTGAATTTAAACGACGATATTTTAGCAAGCACATTGCTCACGAAAGACGGGAAACTTGTAAATTCAATTTTTGGTCAATCTTAA
- a CDS encoding NAD(P) transhydrogenase subunit alpha, whose product MDPFIAVLTIFVLAMIVGFEVITKVPPILHTPLMSGSNAISGITIIGSIIAAGAKYTTLASILGVIAVTFATINVVGGFLVTHRMLEMFQKPKSDQKEKKS is encoded by the coding sequence ATGGATCCTTTCATTGCAGTATTAACAATTTTCGTCCTTGCGATGATAGTTGGCTTTGAGGTCATAACCAAAGTTCCTCCAATTCTTCATACCCCTTTAATGTCTGGTTCAAATGCGATCTCAGGAATTACAATTATTGGTTCAATCATAGCTGCTGGTGCAAAGTATACAACACTTGCTTCTATCTTGGGCGTAATTGCAGTTACATTTGCAACGATAAATGTAGTTGGTGGTTTCCTTGTAACTCATAGAATGCTTGAGATGTTTCAGAAACCGAAATCAGATCAAAAGGAGAAGAAATCATAA
- a CDS encoding NAD(P)(+) transhydrogenase (Re/Si-specific) subunit beta — protein MPQALVNVAYLISALLFIFALKGLSHPRTAVRGNLLGATGMLIAIVVTLLDKSIVSYELIILGLVIGAVAGTISALKVPMTSMPQMVAIFNGFGGGASALVAAVAFIEALELNKVLGTQETVATVASGIIGAVTFWGSMVAFGKLEGLIEERPIRYKGEQIVKVLFALASIILGVYFGISKEMNYYWYLIITASILGVLLTIPIGGADMPVVISLLNSYSGLAACATGFVLNNNVLIISGSLVGASGIILTNLMCKAMNRSLTNVLFGGFGEIVSEADEDKIYGGKIKSATPEEVAMLLENARRVVIVPGYGMAVSQAQFAVRDLMKVLESKGVEVEFAIHPVAGRMPGHMNVLLAEADIPYEKLKDMDEINPTFEQVDVSIVIGANDVVNPLARTDSNSPIAGMPILDVDKSKTVVVIKRSLAPGFAGIPNPLFAADNTLMLFGDGKKMVQELINALKES, from the coding sequence ATGCCACAAGCACTTGTAAATGTCGCTTATTTAATTTCAGCTTTGTTATTCATCTTCGCTTTAAAAGGTTTATCACATCCACGTACCGCAGTTAGGGGAAATCTTCTTGGTGCAACTGGAATGTTGATCGCAATTGTTGTAACACTGCTTGATAAATCAATTGTAAGTTATGAGCTCATCATCCTTGGCCTTGTAATTGGCGCAGTCGCTGGGACTATTTCAGCTCTTAAAGTTCCAATGACATCAATGCCTCAGATGGTTGCGATATTTAATGGTTTCGGTGGAGGTGCATCTGCTCTCGTTGCTGCTGTTGCATTTATTGAGGCGCTGGAATTAAACAAAGTACTGGGTACACAGGAAACGGTTGCGACGGTAGCTTCGGGAATAATTGGCGCAGTGACATTTTGGGGAAGTATGGTTGCATTTGGTAAACTTGAAGGACTAATTGAAGAAAGACCGATAAGATATAAGGGCGAGCAAATAGTTAAAGTTTTATTCGCACTTGCTTCAATTATACTTGGCGTTTACTTTGGAATTAGTAAAGAGATGAACTATTACTGGTATTTAATAATCACTGCATCCATTCTTGGTGTGCTTCTTACTATCCCGATTGGTGGTGCGGATATGCCAGTTGTAATTTCATTGCTTAACTCTTATTCTGGACTTGCGGCGTGTGCAACTGGTTTCGTTTTAAACAACAATGTCTTGATAATTTCTGGTTCGCTCGTTGGTGCATCTGGAATTATACTTACAAATCTAATGTGCAAGGCGATGAATAGGTCTTTGACTAATGTTCTGTTTGGAGGATTTGGTGAGATAGTTTCTGAAGCGGATGAGGATAAAATTTATGGTGGTAAGATAAAATCTGCTACCCCTGAAGAAGTAGCTATGCTTCTTGAAAATGCACGACGCGTTGTCATTGTTCCTGGTTATGGAATGGCCGTCTCACAAGCACAGTTTGCAGTTCGCGACTTGATGAAAGTTTTGGAGTCAAAAGGTGTTGAAGTTGAATTTGCAATTCACCCTGTTGCTGGACGAATGCCTGGGCATATGAATGTTTTGCTTGCCGAGGCGGATATACCGTATGAAAAATTAAAAGATATGGATGAAATAAACCCAACATTTGAGCAAGTAGATGTGTCTATTGTAATTGGTGCGAATGATGTAGTAAATCCGCTTGCACGAACTGATTCAAATAGCCCAATAGCAGGAATGCCAATTCTTGATGTTGATAAGTCAAAGACGGTGGTTGTTATAAAGCGAAGCTTGGCACCAGGATTTGCTGGGATACCAAATCCGCTTTTCGCAGCTGATAATACTTTGATGCTTTTCGGCGATGGGAAGAAAATGGTCCAAGAGTTAATAAATGCCTTGAAGGAATCTTAA
- a CDS encoding uracil-DNA glycosylase, protein MSKLKFKSFEELNDVVINCRKCLRLVKWREKIAKEKISRFKNWDYWGKPVPGFGDEEAEILIVGLAPAAHGGNRTGRMFTGDRSGEWLYRALFKFGFANQPESISRDDGLKLNNCYITAIVRCAPPENKPTKKEIENCNIYLKSEFELLKNVKIIITLGQLAFSTVVKTLFDFEFEKSSGNLKFYHGNELTFVNPQNEKMINLICSYHPSQRNTFTGKLTEKMFDEIFRKVAKSFDSMSDISK, encoded by the coding sequence ATGTCAAAATTGAAATTTAAATCGTTTGAAGAACTTAACGATGTAGTTATAAACTGCCGCAAATGCTTACGACTTGTTAAATGGCGTGAGAAAATTGCGAAGGAAAAAATTTCAAGATTTAAAAACTGGGATTATTGGGGAAAACCAGTCCCAGGCTTCGGAGATGAAGAAGCTGAGATTTTGATTGTTGGACTTGCTCCTGCTGCACATGGTGGAAACAGGACTGGAAGAATGTTCACAGGTGATAGAAGTGGCGAATGGCTTTATAGGGCGCTGTTCAAATTCGGCTTCGCTAATCAACCCGAATCAATATCAAGAGATGATGGTTTAAAACTTAACAATTGTTATATAACAGCCATCGTTCGTTGCGCCCCGCCAGAAAATAAGCCGACTAAAAAAGAGATTGAGAATTGCAATATATATTTGAAAAGTGAATTTGAACTTCTCAAAAATGTAAAAATAATTATCACGCTCGGACAACTTGCGTTTTCAACGGTTGTGAAAACATTGTTTGACTTTGAATTTGAAAAATCAAGCGGAAATTTGAAATTTTACCACGGGAACGAATTAACATTTGTTAATCCACAAAACGAGAAAATGATAAACTTAATTTGCTCTTACCATCCAAGCCAAAGGAACACCTTCACAGGAAAGTTAACTGAAAAAATGTTTGACGAAATTTTCCGTAAAGTTGCGAAATCTTTTGATTCCATGAGCGATATTTCAAAATAA
- a CDS encoding nucleotidyltransferase domain-containing protein — protein MNAYMDMLRRMKEEKEPFFKNYMTIAKEIKELLRLYFKDFRVFVFGSVVKGNWNVFSDIDILIVSEEVPKDLIGRAKLKKLILERYNFNAPLEIHLATSVEFEKWYDRMIDVKIEI, from the coding sequence ATGAACGCTTATATGGATATGTTAAGGCGAATGAAAGAGGAAAAAGAGCCGTTTTTCAAAAATTATATGACGATCGCAAAGGAGATAAAGGAGTTATTGAGATTATATTTTAAAGATTTCAGAGTTTTCGTCTTTGGCTCGGTTGTCAAAGGAAATTGGAATGTTTTCAGTGACATTGATATTTTAATCGTAAGCGAAGAAGTCCCCAAAGATTTAATCGGCAGAGCTAAATTGAAAAAACTAATTCTTGAAAGATATAATTTCAACGCACCATTGGAAATCCACCTTGCGACATCGGTTGAATTTGAAAAATGGTATGACAGGATGATAGATGTCAAAATTGAAATTTAA
- a CDS encoding HEPN domain-containing protein, producing MGEFLKKNALKFLEIADYLLSKEDFNFAAFNYEQSAQLFLKYLLWKKVGDYPKTHSLLKLIDECAKIIEQKDKIETLENLKETETIFLLEEAYLATRYFDVQFNRTPVEKMKKLVYQIKEIVESLT from the coding sequence ATGGGCGAGTTTTTGAAAAAAAATGCATTGAAATTCTTGGAAATTGCAGATTACCTTCTCTCAAAAGAAGATTTCAACTTTGCAGCATTTAATTACGAACAATCAGCCCAATTGTTTTTAAAGTACCTACTATGGAAAAAGGTTGGTGATTATCCCAAAACTCATAGTTTGCTAAAATTGATAGATGAATGTGCGAAAATAATTGAACAAAAAGATAAAATTGAAACACTTGAGAACCTAAAAGAAACAGAAACCATCTTTCTACTTGAAGAAGCATATCTTGCGACCAGATATTTTGATGTCCAGTTCAACAGAACCCCAGTTGAAAAAATGAAAAAGTTAGTTTATCAAATAAAAGAGATAGTTGAGTCGTTAACATGA
- a CDS encoding glycine C-acetyltransferase: MNYTQVLTNELNRLHATKTFKKEIPLLSEQGGVVRVDGREVIMLASNNYLGLASHPRIKEAAIRGIKEYGYGVASVRFICGTQSIHKQLEEKIAEFVGAEDSILFSSCFAANEGFFASIVNESLGYENYKDVIYSDRLNHASIIDGIRLCKPEVVDKKVYPHGDWKALEQMLEEDKDKDYRFRIIATDGVFSMEGDMAPLPQLIELAKKYNAILFVDDSHGLGVIGKTGRGTAEELGVFGQVEVISGTLGKAIGGAAGGFISGKKELIEYLRQKSRPYTFSNSLPPAVVVATIEAIKMLEEDTSLIEKLRENTMYFRREIKNLGFKILDGIHPIVPIMLGEASLAMDMSEELLKEGVYIKGLWYPVVPKGEARLRAQISAALSKNDIDRALEAFKKVGKKLGVI; the protein is encoded by the coding sequence ATGAACTACACACAAGTTTTAACAAACGAACTTAACAGATTACATGCGACAAAAACATTCAAAAAAGAAATACCACTTTTAAGCGAACAAGGTGGAGTCGTTAGAGTAGATGGAAGGGAAGTTATAATGCTTGCCTCAAATAATTACCTTGGACTTGCATCGCATCCAAGAATTAAAGAAGCCGCAATTCGTGGAATTAAAGAATACGGATATGGAGTTGCATCTGTCAGGTTTATCTGCGGAACTCAGTCAATTCATAAACAACTTGAGGAAAAGATCGCAGAATTCGTAGGAGCAGAAGATTCAATTCTTTTTTCATCTTGTTTCGCAGCAAATGAGGGATTTTTCGCCTCAATTGTGAATGAATCGCTTGGATATGAAAACTACAAAGATGTGATTTACAGCGATAGATTAAACCACGCAAGCATAATTGATGGCATAAGATTGTGCAAACCTGAAGTCGTTGATAAAAAAGTTTATCCACACGGCGATTGGAAAGCACTTGAACAAATGCTTGAAGAGGACAAGGATAAAGATTACCGATTTAGGATAATTGCAACTGATGGGGTTTTCAGCATGGAAGGCGATATGGCACCACTACCTCAACTTATTGAACTTGCGAAAAAATACAACGCAATTTTATTTGTTGATGACTCGCATGGACTTGGAGTAATAGGAAAAACTGGACGAGGGACGGCAGAAGAGCTTGGCGTGTTCGGTCAAGTTGAGGTCATTTCTGGAACGCTCGGCAAGGCAATAGGTGGCGCAGCTGGTGGATTCATCAGCGGTAAAAAAGAATTAATTGAATACCTAAGACAAAAATCAAGACCTTACACATTTTCAAATTCCCTCCCTCCAGCTGTCGTAGTAGCAACTATTGAAGCAATTAAAATGCTTGAAGAAGATACATCGCTTATTGAAAAATTGCGAGAAAACACGATGTATTTCAGGCGCGAGATCAAAAATCTTGGTTTCAAAATCCTTGATGGAATTCATCCGATCGTCCCGATAATGCTTGGCGAAGCATCACTTGCGATGGATATGAGTGAGGAGCTTTTGAAAGAAGGAGTTTATATCAAAGGTCTATGGTATCCGGTTGTCCCGAAAGGTGAAGCGAGGCTGAGAGCCCAAATTTCAGCTGCTTTATCAAAAAATGACATTGATAGGGCATTGGAAGCTTTTAAAAAGGTAGGGAAAAAACTCGGCGTGATTTAA
- a CDS encoding zinc-binding dehydrogenase, whose product MKAVIKPTPHPDKEWEKGLILTEVPVPEITDPREVKIEVVSAAICGTDVGIYNSKQSLKDEMLLNTTPYVIVGHEFAGKIVDAGDIARKHLAGLLIEKSYEDETLSNFVGKRTIDELAKDPDLIEVLRENFIISAEMHITCGRCHQCRMGQKHVCQNTKIKGIHEDGIFTKYAKVPAENIVLFKNGELPVEIIAFMDAIGNAVHTAQSVNLMGQTVAILGCGVQGLMATAIAKMSGASKIFVTDASKPGTGATHEKIVEKRFSIAKKFGADYCFDVAIPEERERFIKTVKSETGGTGVDVVFEMSGNYKAYQDAFEVIRMGGTISLLGLPEGDFKIDFSKNVIFKGITIHGIIGRKVFETWEIMRALLKSGLADKILETGFITHQLPLEKFEEGFNAIKNGDGLKVILKP is encoded by the coding sequence ATGAAAGCCGTCATCAAACCAACCCCCCATCCAGATAAGGAATGGGAAAAAGGACTTATCCTCACCGAGGTTCCAGTACCTGAGATAACCGATCCAAGGGAAGTAAAAATTGAAGTTGTTTCAGCAGCAATATGTGGAACAGATGTTGGAATTTACAACAGCAAGCAATCTCTAAAAGACGAAATGCTCTTAAACACAACACCTTATGTCATCGTAGGACATGAGTTTGCAGGCAAAATTGTTGACGCCGGAGATATTGCAAGAAAACATTTAGCAGGTCTTTTGATTGAAAAATCATATGAGGATGAAACTCTTAGCAATTTTGTCGGGAAAAGAACGATTGATGAGCTCGCTAAAGATCCAGATTTAATTGAGGTGTTAAGGGAAAATTTCATAATCTCTGCTGAAATGCACATAACTTGTGGAAGATGCCATCAGTGTCGCATGGGTCAAAAACATGTCTGTCAAAACACAAAGATAAAGGGAATTCATGAAGATGGAATTTTCACTAAATATGCAAAAGTGCCAGCGGAAAACATAGTGCTTTTTAAGAACGGCGAGCTTCCGGTTGAAATAATCGCATTTATGGATGCAATTGGAAACGCGGTTCACACTGCTCAATCCGTTAACTTGATGGGACAAACAGTTGCGATCCTCGGATGCGGAGTCCAAGGACTTATGGCAACCGCAATTGCGAAAATGAGTGGTGCATCTAAAATTTTCGTCACAGACGCATCAAAACCTGGAACAGGAGCAACTCATGAAAAAATCGTTGAAAAAAGATTTTCAATAGCGAAAAAATTTGGCGCAGATTATTGCTTTGATGTGGCAATTCCGGAAGAAAGAGAAAGATTTATAAAAACCGTCAAATCTGAAACTGGCGGAACAGGTGTTGATGTAGTATTTGAAATGTCTGGAAATTATAAAGCTTACCAGGACGCATTTGAAGTCATAAGAATGGGCGGGACAATTTCACTACTTGGTCTTCCAGAAGGTGACTTTAAAATTGATTTTTCAAAGAATGTAATTTTCAAAGGGATCACAATTCATGGGATAATTGGAAGGAAAGTTTTTGAGACATGGGAAATAATGCGTGCTCTGTTGAAAAGTGGTCTTGCGGATAAAATCCTTGAAACTGGATTTATAACTCATCAGCTACCGCTTGAAAAATTTGAAGAAGGTTTCAACGCAATAAAAAATGGTGACGGATTAAAGGTAATTTTAAAACCTTAA
- a CDS encoding hemolysin family protein yields the protein MSFIFSLFLILTGILISALETAIMTLEGEEKLKRILFSRIHLFKRNPDRFKFVSSCFKTFLFISAFVLLGVWSEGKMTLLFIVFVVAMFSIYLLQLAQNFSEKNPDLVVKRLEILIHFIFYLFKLSFLLPKKLIMFSGRSVDIVKREFEFLIHGIETDENPDENLLLKNVFEFNDKTVREIMVPRTKVVALDINAPREKVIKIVLNEGYSRLPVYRDTIDNIIGVIYAKDLINYIEEPNLFVLYDLLRPAYFVPETKKISELLKELQKNKIHIAIVVDEFGGFQGIVTLEDILEEIVGEIHDEYDQVEKSYEVLNDGSIVVDAGMLVSDFNRKFGEDIPEGTDYESIGGFVSKLAGRIPNEGEKIKFRNIVFEVLKKSKRKIIELKITRADKWAFLRKS from the coding sequence ATGTCATTTATATTCTCTCTTTTTCTAATTTTAACTGGAATCTTGATCTCGGCGCTTGAAACTGCGATAATGACGCTTGAGGGAGAGGAAAAACTTAAACGCATATTGTTTAGTAGAATACATCTTTTCAAGCGAAATCCCGATCGTTTTAAATTTGTCAGCTCTTGCTTTAAAACTTTCCTTTTTATTTCAGCCTTTGTTTTACTTGGGGTGTGGTCAGAAGGTAAGATGACTTTGCTGTTTATCGTTTTTGTGGTTGCAATGTTTTCAATTTATCTGCTTCAGTTGGCGCAGAATTTTTCTGAGAAAAATCCTGATTTAGTTGTCAAAAGATTAGAAATTTTGATTCATTTTATTTTTTATCTTTTCAAGCTTTCATTTCTTCTTCCGAAGAAACTTATTATGTTTTCCGGGAGAAGCGTGGATATTGTAAAGCGTGAGTTTGAATTTTTAATCCACGGCATTGAAACAGATGAAAATCCAGATGAAAATTTGCTTCTTAAAAATGTGTTTGAATTCAACGATAAGACGGTCCGAGAGATAATGGTTCCGAGAACGAAGGTTGTTGCTCTTGATATAAACGCACCACGCGAGAAAGTAATAAAAATTGTGCTTAATGAAGGATATTCACGGCTTCCAGTTTATAGAGATACGATTGATAATATAATTGGTGTGATTTATGCAAAAGATTTGATAAACTACATTGAGGAGCCAAATCTATTTGTCCTTTACGATCTTTTGAGACCCGCATATTTTGTCCCCGAAACTAAGAAGATAAGTGAACTGTTAAAAGAATTACAAAAAAACAAAATTCATATCGCTATCGTTGTAGATGAATTCGGAGGGTTTCAGGGAATCGTCACACTTGAAGATATACTTGAGGAAATAGTGGGCGAGATTCACGATGAATATGATCAGGTTGAAAAAAGCTATGAGGTTCTAAACGATGGCTCAATCGTCGTTGATGCCGGAATGCTTGTGAGCGATTTCAATAGGAAATTCGGTGAGGATATTCCGGAGGGGACTGATTATGAAAGCATCGGTGGTTTCGTATCAAAACTTGCTGGACGAATTCCAAATGAAGGTGAGAAGATTAAGTTCAGAAACATTGTTTTTGAGGTTCTTAAAAAATCAAAAAGAAAAATAATTGAACTAAAAATAACCAGAGCAGACAAATGGGCTTTCTTGAGAAAATCGTGA
- a CDS encoding indole-3-glycerol phosphate synthase TrpC: MKSKLAEVERSKEILQLKDLRKLIDHPMYKHFSLSASLRKEKQLKIIAEIKNISTYSGALNSDNFSLAAIAKEYEMAGASAISVPTDFKFLGGRKQHLSQVKSSVNIPVLRKDFIIDEYQIYETKYIGADAVLLIVKIIDDVQLEDYLQLAKEIGLDVLVEVFDKHDIARVLKVSPYPKLIGINNRDPETFEANINKSIDFCKFLPDDVIKVSEGGISEREDVLKILDAGFDAILLDEVLMKAENKIAKIYELIGESSGKA; this comes from the coding sequence GTGAAAAGCAAATTAGCAGAAGTTGAAAGATCCAAAGAGATACTACAGTTGAAAGATCTAAGAAAACTTATTGACCATCCAATGTATAAACATTTTAGCTTGTCCGCATCATTGAGAAAGGAAAAACAATTGAAGATAATCGCAGAGATAAAAAATATATCTACATATTCCGGAGCTTTGAACTCTGATAATTTTTCTCTGGCTGCGATTGCTAAGGAATACGAAATGGCTGGGGCGAGTGCAATTTCTGTTCCGACTGATTTTAAGTTTTTGGGTGGGAGAAAACAACATTTATCGCAGGTAAAAAGCAGTGTGAATATTCCCGTTTTAAGAAAAGATTTCATCATTGACGAGTACCAAATTTATGAGACGAAATATATTGGAGCGGATGCTGTTCTCTTGATTGTAAAGATAATTGATGATGTTCAACTTGAAGATTATTTACAACTTGCGAAGGAGATTGGGCTTGATGTCCTTGTTGAGGTTTTTGATAAACATGATATCGCGCGGGTTTTGAAAGTTTCACCATATCCAAAGTTGATTGGAATAAATAACAGAGATCCTGAAACATTTGAAGCGAATATAAATAAGTCAATTGATTTTTGTAAATTTCTTCCAGATGATGTTATAAAAGTTAGCGAAGGTGGAATCAGCGAAAGGGAAGATGTCCTCAAAATTTTAGACGCAGGTTTTGATGCCATTCTTCTTGATGAGGTTTTAATGAAGGCGGAAAATAAAATCGCGAAAATTTACGAATTAATCGGTGAAAGTTCGGGAAAAGCTTGA
- the nadD gene encoding nicotinate-nucleotide adenylyltransferase, translating into MKVGILGGTFNPPHIGHLIIAEIIRDEANLDKIIFIPCASPPHKQTREYLSQIASPQHRFEMVKLSIKGNSFFEVSDIEIKRGGISYTVETVNYLVENFPENSFYLLIGADQFREFHTWREPNEIVKKAHLLVFNRFGYTIPTSEFSNFATFITVPNIEISASAIRRRVKLGKSIRYLVVPEVEEYIYKNGLYR; encoded by the coding sequence ATGAAGGTTGGAATTTTGGGAGGCACTTTTAATCCGCCACACATTGGGCACCTGATCATAGCGGAGATCATAAGAGATGAAGCGAATCTTGACAAGATTATTTTTATTCCGTGTGCAAGTCCACCGCACAAACAAACGCGGGAATATCTATCACAAATTGCAAGTCCACAACATAGATTTGAAATGGTAAAACTCTCAATAAAAGGTAATTCTTTCTTTGAGGTTTCGGATATTGAAATAAAACGAGGTGGAATTTCTTACACGGTTGAGACAGTAAATTATTTAGTTGAAAATTTTCCGGAAAATAGTTTTTATCTTTTGATTGGTGCGGATCAGTTCAGAGAGTTTCACACTTGGAGAGAACCGAACGAGATCGTCAAAAAAGCACATCTTCTCGTTTTCAATCGTTTTGGTTATACTATTCCGACTTCGGAATTTTCTAACTTTGCGACATTTATCACAGTGCCAAACATAGAAATTTCGGCGTCGGCAATAAGAAGGAGGGTTAAATTAGGAAAATCAATAAGATACCTCGTCGTTCCAGAAGTTGAAGAATATATTTATAAAAACGGCTTATATAGGTAG
- a CDS encoding class I SAM-dependent methyltransferase, which translates to MKDNILKHKFFWNLYAPIYDNNRKPEEYLRTTNLKILKRYFQPGQNLIEIGCGTGEEAKEMIKHGCKLVLTDLSIEMLKVAKTKVDSNAKLLNLPAEYIDSFKIQFDGAYSSFGVLNCLSDVPLFFKKLHKILKPGSFFIASFINRWYWGDFIFFTLGITNYLKKRLKGWGYITLDGKEYDVSARFYSLKDIKKFSENYFAIKKVYALPFLLPPAYLKPQERLPEKLFKFLQKIENSINHYFPFNYLGERTVVVFQKLGE; encoded by the coding sequence ATGAAAGACAATATCTTGAAACATAAATTTTTCTGGAATCTCTACGCCCCAATTTACGACAATAACAGAAAACCGGAGGAATACTTAAGAACTACGAATCTGAAAATTTTGAAGCGATATTTTCAGCCTGGACAAAACCTTATTGAGATTGGCTGTGGCACAGGGGAAGAAGCAAAAGAGATGATAAAACACGGCTGTAAGCTTGTTCTTACAGATTTATCTATTGAGATGCTGAAAGTTGCTAAAACTAAAGTTGATTCAAACGCTAAGTTATTAAATTTGCCCGCAGAATACATTGATTCATTCAAGATTCAATTTGATGGTGCATACTCTTCATTTGGAGTTTTAAATTGTCTTTCTGATGTGCCCTTGTTCTTCAAAAAACTTCACAAAATTTTAAAACCTGGTTCATTTTTCATCGCTTCGTTTATAAATCGCTGGTATTGGGGTGATTTCATATTTTTCACACTTGGGATAACAAACTATCTGAAGAAACGATTAAAAGGTTGGGGATACATCACACTTGACGGCAAGGAGTATGATGTGAGCGCAAGATTTTATTCGCTAAAAGATATAAAGAAATTTTCTGAAAATTACTTCGCAATAAAGAAAGTTTACGCCTTGCCATTTCTATTGCCACCAGCTTATTTAAAACCACAAGAACGATTGCCAGAGAAACTTTTCAAATTCCTTCAAAAAATTGAAAACTCTATCAATCATTATTTTCCATTTAACTATTTAGGTGAGCGAACCGTCGTGGTTTTTCAAAAGTTAGGCGAATAA